Proteins encoded by one window of Limnothrix sp. FACHB-406:
- a CDS encoding ATP-binding protein: protein MESPRSPTPAITWSQFLSEQADYYGLTPEQKAAFLVQFAEQKRSDSRVQASISLDIGENTFKNHMTNVYRRLADFYPNLKQIVGRGKRQAVLVILRMEFSERTRPVAPPPAEIPSSSTTLPPPAEIPGYPTVRSLLEQARATVANHTSQAFYNGTLPQWADIAAGYDVKRDRLKDLQDFVESRAALGGALPIALVLGRSGDGKSTLLMRLAAELHDRGDRVLWHEPNQRNQVALDLTALATLKTDRRVVVIIDDAHALDLEGLEQQVRSLHQVGAGLLLVLGVRRELWLGGRQLPQSIAQIQRFEIDRVSDAEIDRFLAAYERAGELGKLANLSPAARAAKFRQGADRQLLVMLLEAKYNESLTSYVQKTLNDLADRFGERVVRACQLVAALHTFDLGFPARLLETISEPRAGLASLGGDGAKHSKSSRGSGLVPEIHPS from the coding sequence ATGGAATCGCCACGCTCTCCCACCCCCGCCATAACTTGGAGCCAATTTTTAAGCGAGCAGGCTGATTACTACGGTCTCACACCTGAGCAAAAGGCAGCATTTCTCGTTCAGTTTGCCGAACAGAAGCGCAGCGATTCGCGTGTCCAGGCTTCTATCTCTCTGGACATTGGCGAAAACACGTTTAAGAATCACATGACCAATGTGTATAGGCGCTTAGCCGACTTCTATCCCAACCTTAAGCAAATTGTTGGCAGAGGCAAACGACAAGCAGTTCTCGTAATTTTGCGAATGGAGTTTTCGGAACGGACTCGGCCGGTTGCTCCACCTCCAGCGGAAATCCCCAGTTCTTCAACAACGCTCCCGCCTCCAGCAGAGATTCCTGGTTATCCGACGGTGCGATCGCTCCTGGAGCAAGCGCGGGCGACGGTGGCCAACCACACCAGTCAAGCGTTTTATAACGGTACGTTGCCCCAGTGGGCGGACATTGCGGCGGGCTATGACGTGAAGCGCGATCGCCTCAAAGATCTCCAAGACTTTGTGGAATCGCGGGCGGCGTTGGGTGGGGCGTTGCCGATCGCGCTGGTGTTGGGCCGATCGGGCGATGGCAAAAGCACTCTGTTGATGCGGTTGGCGGCGGAGTTGCACGATCGGGGCGATCGGGTGTTGTGGCACGAACCCAATCAGCGCAATCAGGTGGCGTTGGATTTGACGGCGCTGGCCACCCTGAAGACCGATCGGCGGGTGGTGGTGATCATTGACGATGCCCATGCGCTGGACTTGGAGGGGTTGGAGCAGCAGGTGCGATCGCTTCACCAGGTTGGGGCGGGGTTGTTGTTGGTGTTGGGGGTGCGGCGAGAGCTGTGGCTCGGGGGTCGGCAGCTTCCCCAGTCGATCGCCCAGATTCAGCGCTTCGAGATCGATCGAGTCAGCGACGCGGAAATCGATCGCTTTTTGGCGGCCTATGAGCGAGCGGGCGAGTTGGGCAAATTGGCGAATTTGTCGCCCGCGGCCCGGGCGGCCAAGTTTCGGCAGGGGGCCGATCGTCAGTTGTTGGTGATGTTGCTGGAGGCCAAATACAACGAAAGCCTGACTAGCTATGTCCAAAAAACCCTGAACGACTTGGCGGATCGATTTGGCGAAAGAGTGGTGCGGGCTTGTCAGTTGGTGGCGGCGTTGCACACGTTCGATTTGGGGTTTCCGGCGCGTTTGTTGGAAACGATTTCGGAACCACGCGCCGGCCTGGCAAGCCTGGGCGGTGATGGAGCGAAACATTCAAAATCATCAAGAGGCTCGGGCCTTGTTCCAGAAATCCACCCAAGTTGA
- the plsY gene encoding glycerol-3-phosphate 1-O-acyltransferase PlsY, with translation MAVAIALGLLVLAYLLGSIPAGYLAGRWLKGIDIRQYGSGSTGATNVMRTVGKPAGITVFIFDILKGAIAIGLVRALWTSDLIVDPNWLAIKPWLEVVAGLTAVIGHSKSLWLNFQGGKSVATSLGTLLALSWQVGLGGFAAFCVVLAIWRYVSLGSIVGAIMVSVLMLSLQNPLPYCLFGLAITVFVIARHKTNISRLLKGTEPKFGQKVQIPEPVSDSASGS, from the coding sequence ATGGCTGTTGCGATCGCACTAGGATTACTCGTTTTGGCCTACCTGCTCGGCTCCATCCCCGCTGGATACCTAGCCGGGCGCTGGCTCAAAGGCATCGACATCCGCCAATATGGTTCCGGCTCCACCGGGGCCACCAACGTGATGCGCACCGTGGGCAAACCAGCCGGGATCACCGTCTTTATCTTCGACATCCTGAAAGGGGCGATCGCCATTGGACTGGTGCGCGCCCTTTGGACTAGCGACCTCATCGTTGATCCCAACTGGCTGGCAATCAAGCCCTGGTTAGAAGTGGTCGCCGGCCTCACCGCCGTGATTGGCCACAGCAAATCCCTGTGGCTGAATTTCCAGGGCGGCAAATCCGTCGCCACCAGCCTGGGCACGTTGTTAGCCCTGTCTTGGCAAGTGGGCTTGGGCGGGTTCGCGGCCTTCTGTGTGGTGCTGGCCATTTGGCGATATGTGTCCCTCGGGTCGATCGTCGGGGCAATCATGGTCAGCGTGTTGATGCTGTCTTTGCAAAATCCCTTGCCCTACTGCTTATTTGGCTTGGCGATTACGGTGTTTGTGATTGCGCGACACAAGACCAACATCAGCCGCCTGTTGAAGGGAACAGAACCTAAATTTGGCCAAAAGGTGCAAATTCCCGAGCCTGTTTCCGACAGCGCCAGCGGTTCTTAG
- the pds gene encoding 15-cis-phytoene desaturase, whose translation MRVAIAGGGLAGLACAKYLVDAGHQPIVLEREAVLGGLVAAWQDEDGDWLETGLHAFFGAYHNMKQLMGELDILDRLQWKRHALVFNQPEKPGTLSWFDVPDIPAPFNVIMSILRNNDMLTWEQKIRFAIGLLPAIVRGQQYVESMDKYSLLEWLRLQGVDEQVNTDIFIAASKALTFINPEDVSATVPLTALNRFLQERYGSKVAFLDGAPPERLCQPIVDYVTARGGEVRTQAPLKEIVLNGDRSVKSFIVRGQNGAPDEEIVADAFVSAMSVDALKIMMPDAWKAVPEFEKLQGLEGVPVINVQIWFDCKLPTIDQLLFSRSDILSVYADMSRTTREYEDPDRSMLELVLAPAKDWIGRSDEDIIAATMDELAKLFPDHIPHQAKVRKAKVKKTPRSVYTARPGCQALRPQQETSIGNFFLSGSYTMQEFLGSMEGAVLSGKLTAQAIVRNAARLERDRDLALAASA comes from the coding sequence ATGCGAGTTGCAATCGCCGGTGGCGGCCTAGCGGGCCTGGCCTGTGCCAAATATTTGGTCGATGCGGGACACCAGCCGATCGTGTTGGAACGCGAGGCCGTGTTGGGTGGTTTGGTGGCCGCTTGGCAAGATGAGGATGGTGATTGGCTGGAAACGGGGCTGCACGCCTTTTTCGGTGCTTATCACAACATGAAGCAACTGATGGGCGAGCTGGACATTCTCGATCGCCTGCAATGGAAGCGCCACGCCCTGGTGTTTAACCAACCGGAGAAGCCGGGAACCCTGTCTTGGTTTGATGTGCCGGACATTCCCGCCCCGTTTAATGTGATCATGTCGATTCTGCGGAATAACGACATGCTGACCTGGGAGCAAAAAATTCGGTTCGCGATCGGGCTGTTGCCGGCGATCGTGCGGGGTCAGCAGTACGTGGAATCCATGGATAAGTACAGCCTCTTGGAATGGCTGCGGCTCCAGGGGGTGGATGAGCAGGTGAACACCGACATTTTCATCGCCGCCTCCAAGGCCCTGACGTTTATTAATCCTGAGGATGTGTCGGCTACGGTTCCCCTGACGGCGCTGAATCGGTTTTTGCAAGAGCGCTATGGGTCCAAGGTGGCCTTTTTGGATGGGGCCCCGCCGGAGCGGTTGTGCCAGCCGATCGTGGACTACGTGACGGCTCGGGGCGGAGAAGTGCGCACCCAAGCGCCGCTGAAGGAAATTGTTTTGAATGGCGATCGATCGGTGAAGTCTTTCATTGTGCGCGGTCAAAACGGCGCGCCCGATGAGGAAATTGTGGCCGATGCTTTTGTGTCCGCCATGTCGGTGGATGCCTTAAAGATCATGATGCCGGACGCTTGGAAAGCCGTGCCGGAGTTCGAGAAGCTGCAAGGCCTCGAAGGTGTGCCGGTAATCAATGTTCAAATTTGGTTTGATTGCAAGTTGCCGACGATCGACCAGTTGTTGTTCTCCCGATCGGATATCCTCAGTGTTTATGCGGATATGAGCCGCACCACTCGGGAATACGAAGACCCGGATCGATCGATGCTGGAATTGGTGTTGGCTCCGGCCAAGGATTGGATCGGCCGCTCCGATGAAGACATCATTGCTGCCACCATGGACGAGCTGGCTAAGCTGTTCCCCGATCACATTCCCCACCAGGCAAAAGTTCGCAAAGCCAAGGTGAAAAAAACGCCCCGATCGGTCTACACGGCCCGGCCGGGATGCCAGGCCCTGCGCCCCCAACAGGAAACCTCGATCGGGAATTTTTTCCTGTCCGGTAGCTACACCATGCAAGAGTTTCTAGGCAGCATGGAAGGGGCTGTGCTTTCTGGTAAGCTGACAGCGCAAGCGATTGTCCGCAATGCCGCGCGCCTTGAGCGCGATCGCGATTTGGCCCTGGCCGCTTCCGCCTAA
- a CDS encoding phytoene synthase yields the protein MLHLPDPPRTNTLATLEESYELCRQVTAKYSKTFYWGSALMPLAKRRAIWAIYVWCRRTDELVDGPMAKLTTPETLDDWERRLEQLFGGHALDDSDVALVDTIGRYNLDIQPFRDMIAGQRMDLYRSRYETYEELELYCYRVAGTVGLMTTPVLGVASEPARAPWDGFLQMQTSPDRNPDDPTERAIALGIANQLTNILRDVGEDRHRGRIYLPLEDLERFRYTEQDLMNGVVDDRWRALMQFQIQRARTIFDSAAKGIRLLHPDARWPVWAALMLYSRILHSIERNGYDVFNKRAYVPTTGKVRCLPVALMRSQVL from the coding sequence ATGCTGCACTTGCCTGACCCGCCACGCACTAACACCCTGGCGACCCTGGAAGAATCCTATGAGTTGTGTCGCCAGGTCACAGCCAAGTACTCCAAAACGTTCTATTGGGGCAGTGCGCTGATGCCGTTGGCTAAGCGGCGGGCCATTTGGGCAATTTATGTTTGGTGTCGGCGCACTGATGAACTGGTCGATGGGCCCATGGCCAAACTGACCACGCCGGAAACCCTGGACGATTGGGAACGGCGACTCGAACAGCTTTTTGGTGGCCATGCGCTGGATGATTCTGATGTGGCCCTAGTTGACACGATCGGGCGCTACAACCTAGATATTCAGCCCTTCCGCGACATGATCGCCGGGCAGCGCATGGATCTCTATCGCAGTCGCTACGAGACCTACGAAGAGCTAGAGCTATATTGCTATCGCGTGGCGGGCACGGTGGGCCTGATGACCACACCGGTTTTGGGGGTGGCTAGCGAGCCGGCCCGCGCCCCTTGGGATGGGTTTTTGCAAATGCAAACCAGCCCCGATCGCAACCCGGATGACCCCACGGAACGGGCGATCGCCCTCGGCATTGCCAACCAGCTCACCAACATCCTGCGAGACGTGGGCGAAGACCGCCACCGGGGCCGAATTTATCTGCCCTTAGAAGATTTGGAGCGATTCCGCTACACCGAGCAGGACTTGATGAACGGTGTGGTTGACGATCGCTGGCGTGCCCTGATGCAGTTCCAAATTCAGCGGGCCCGCACCATTTTTGACAGCGCCGCCAAGGGCATTCGCCTGCTTCACCCCGATGCGCGTTGGCCCGTTTGGGCTGCTTTGATGCTCTACAGCCGAATTTTGCACTCGATCGAGCGCAACGGTTACGACGTGTTCAATAAACGCGCCTATGTCCCCACCACGGGGAAAGTGCGCTGTCTGCCCGTGGCCCTGATGCGATCGCAGGTTCTCTAG
- a CDS encoding ATP-binding sensor histidine kinase, whose translation MSPLTSSSSQPLPAIGGYTITEQLYWGSRTAVYRAVQDADQRSVVLKVLLSGYPTFGELVQFRNQYAIAKNLNLPGIIHPLTLQSLGNGYVLVMEEWGGVSLHQYLQQHQLNWVEVLKIALQLTTILHDLHQQRVIHKDIKPANILIDPESKEIKLIDFSIASLLPKETQEIQNPNILEGTLAYLAPEQTGRMNRGIDYRADYYALGVTLYQLLTGQLPFESDDPLELLHCHIAKTAQPVDQVNPSVPKIVGAIVAKLMAKNAEDRYQSALGLQHDLQQCLSQWETTGEVTEFELGQRDLSDRFLIPEKLYGRESEVQILLKSFERVSQGASELMLVAGFSGIGKTAVVNEVHKPITQQKGYFIKGKFDQFNRNIPLSAFVQALRDLMGQLLSESDAQLAQWKNRILEAVGDNGEVLIEVIPELEQVIGHQPAVPELSGTAAQNRFNLLFQKFIQVFTTANHPLVIFLDDLQWSDSASLQLLKVLMESSGYLLVLGAYRDNEVSPGHPLMLTIGELKKASLTVNTITLLPLSLEHTNCLVADTLKCSQELSKPLTQLVDRKTQGNPFFTTQFLKALHEDGYIVFDRDQGYWQCDIAQVNALTLTDDVVEFMALQLRKLPTATQEVLKLAACIGNRFELATLAIIFQQSPTATAAALWGALQEGFILPNTQMYSFFHSQEANETTEKIQANLIYRFLHDRVQQAAYSLISSDQKKLIHLTIGQLLQAKLSATERKAKLFDIVGHLNLGRELLTDQAELQALAQANLGAAQKAKNSTAYVAAKNFVQTGLLLLTSNSWHNQYDLSLQLHVLAAEVAYLVGDWKSMENYSQEVLDAAKTVLDKVEVYAIQINGRAAQNQMAEAISVGSNALAQLGVEFSSQGDQVIAEKALQDLALKLEGQVIEDLAKLPVMVNSYMLAALKLLGILFVPVKVSNPTLLPLLCAKMVSLSLQFGNSSVSAIGYIGYGLILTTLYNEAEKGYQFGKLALDLLDQFYSAENKAMVLLFFGAFIQHRRQSLQSTVPLLKEGYFLHLETGGLLYAGYSINNCLYNQFFSGLCLEYIQPETEKYADALFQMKQYNPLIYTKIKQQILHNLIVITDCPDMLIGDVNDEKSLFSQYIRDNELMALAWAYVCKLMLAYIFGHYDRALSYIDNASPYLDSIDGFILIPIFYFYAGLTYLRIAATESNSERLNTCALAEKQQIALSRWATSAPMNHQHKVNLLEAEKYRVLGSCYEAGDWYDLAIAGAKENNYLQEEALANELAAQFYLDWGKTKVAAGYMQEAYYCYARWGARAKINDLEKRYPQLLQPIVQAANQRLTVLETLSSITTSAHSIHSTPHTNSSSAINETLDLATLLQISQAFASTIALDELLRMLAQTMLENSGADRCALMLCEENQWQVRVIADLERVTLQSASLDNNLTVPVKLIQYVKNTETTVMVDDLKTDLPVIGDYLNQHQPKSVLCLPILNQGKLRAILHLENHSTSGVFTNDRIAVLNFLCTQAAISLENARLYQKSQLYAQQLEQSQLQMVQSEKMASLGNLVAGVAHEINNPIGFLNGSIDNAKEHVQDLLEHLALYQQHYPSPTSPIQDHAEDIDLEYVCEDLPQLLNSMQGATDRIKSISTSLRTFSRADTEYKVSANLHEGIDSTLLILKYRLKANANRPAIEVITNYGEIPPIDCFPGQLNQVFMNILANAIDMFDELAQGRSFKELEAHPQQITISTTLVDDQVQITIRDNGKGMNAEVQSRIFDHLFTTKSVGKGTGLGLAIAQQIVVDKHGGSLTVESEPGQGAEFLIRLPIEG comes from the coding sequence ATGTCCCCCCTCACCAGCTCTTCATCCCAGCCATTGCCTGCAATTGGTGGCTACACAATCACGGAGCAACTGTATTGGGGATCGCGAACGGCCGTCTATCGAGCTGTCCAGGATGCGGATCAGCGATCGGTGGTGTTGAAAGTCTTGCTGTCGGGCTATCCCACCTTTGGCGAACTGGTGCAATTTCGGAACCAATACGCGATCGCCAAAAACCTCAATCTACCTGGCATCATTCATCCCCTGACTCTTCAGTCCTTGGGGAATGGCTATGTGCTCGTGATGGAAGAGTGGGGAGGGGTATCCCTTCATCAATACCTACAGCAGCACCAGCTTAATTGGGTCGAAGTGCTCAAGATTGCATTACAACTGACCACCATTCTGCACGATCTGCATCAGCAGCGCGTTATTCATAAAGATATTAAACCTGCCAATATTTTGATTGATCCCGAATCAAAAGAAATCAAATTAATTGACTTCAGTATTGCTTCTTTATTACCTAAAGAAACTCAAGAAATTCAAAATCCAAATATTTTAGAGGGAACTTTAGCCTATCTGGCTCCCGAGCAAACCGGGCGTATGAATCGTGGCATTGACTATCGAGCCGATTACTATGCCTTGGGGGTGACACTATATCAACTATTGACGGGTCAATTGCCTTTTGAGTCTGACGATCCCTTAGAGTTGTTGCATTGCCATATCGCCAAAACAGCACAGCCAGTGGATCAGGTAAATCCGTCAGTGCCTAAGATCGTAGGGGCGATCGTGGCCAAGCTGATGGCTAAAAACGCTGAGGATCGATATCAAAGTGCCCTGGGTCTTCAGCATGATTTGCAGCAATGCTTAAGCCAATGGGAAACAACAGGCGAAGTTACTGAGTTTGAATTGGGGCAACGGGATCTGAGCGATCGCTTCCTAATCCCTGAAAAGCTCTATGGTCGTGAAAGTGAAGTACAGATTTTGCTCAAGTCTTTTGAGCGAGTTTCCCAAGGTGCATCAGAACTGATGCTAGTGGCGGGATTTTCGGGGATTGGTAAGACTGCTGTGGTGAATGAAGTCCATAAGCCAATCACTCAGCAAAAAGGTTATTTCATTAAAGGGAAGTTTGACCAATTCAATCGTAACATTCCCTTATCTGCATTTGTGCAGGCTTTACGCGACTTGATGGGTCAATTGCTTTCAGAGTCCGATGCTCAACTCGCCCAGTGGAAGAATCGAATTCTAGAAGCAGTGGGTGACAATGGCGAAGTTTTGATTGAAGTCATTCCGGAGTTAGAGCAAGTTATTGGTCATCAACCAGCAGTCCCAGAACTGTCAGGAACCGCAGCCCAGAATCGATTTAATTTGCTATTCCAGAAATTCATTCAAGTTTTCACAACTGCCAATCATCCCTTGGTGATCTTTCTGGATGACTTGCAGTGGTCGGACTCTGCTTCGCTGCAATTGCTGAAAGTGCTCATGGAAAGCAGTGGCTATCTGCTGGTGTTGGGTGCTTATCGAGATAACGAAGTTTCACCGGGTCATCCCCTGATGTTGACCATCGGGGAGCTGAAAAAAGCGAGCTTGACCGTTAATACAATCACTTTGTTGCCACTGAGCCTAGAGCATACCAATTGCTTGGTAGCGGATACGTTGAAATGTAGCCAAGAGCTATCAAAGCCGCTGACTCAACTGGTTGATCGTAAAACCCAAGGGAATCCCTTCTTTACGACCCAATTTCTGAAGGCACTCCATGAAGATGGGTACATCGTTTTTGACCGTGACCAAGGCTATTGGCAGTGTGATATTGCCCAGGTCAATGCCCTGACGCTGACGGATGATGTGGTGGAATTTATGGCGTTGCAGTTGCGGAAACTGCCGACAGCGACGCAAGAGGTTTTGAAACTGGCGGCCTGCATTGGTAACCGGTTTGAGTTGGCAACCTTGGCAATTATTTTCCAGCAATCTCCAACTGCAACGGCGGCGGCCCTTTGGGGAGCACTGCAAGAGGGATTTATTTTACCCAATACTCAAATGTACAGTTTTTTTCACTCACAAGAAGCAAACGAAACTACCGAGAAAATACAGGCTAATCTTATTTATCGATTTTTGCATGATCGCGTGCAACAGGCTGCATACTCCCTCATTAGCTCTGATCAAAAAAAACTAATTCATTTAACTATTGGTCAACTATTGCAAGCCAAGTTATCAGCAACTGAAAGAAAAGCAAAGCTATTTGATATTGTTGGGCATCTCAACTTGGGACGAGAACTGCTCACAGACCAAGCAGAACTTCAAGCTTTAGCGCAAGCTAACTTAGGAGCTGCCCAGAAAGCTAAAAATTCTACAGCTTATGTCGCTGCCAAGAACTTTGTTCAAACTGGTTTGTTGTTGCTCACTAGTAACAGTTGGCATAACCAGTATGACTTAAGCCTTCAACTACATGTACTAGCAGCGGAGGTTGCCTATTTGGTTGGAGATTGGAAAAGTATGGAGAACTATAGCCAAGAAGTTTTAGATGCAGCAAAAACAGTCTTGGATAAAGTGGAGGTTTATGCCATTCAAATCAATGGACGAGCAGCTCAAAATCAAATGGCGGAAGCAATATCAGTTGGGTCTAATGCTTTGGCGCAACTAGGTGTTGAATTTTCCTCTCAGGGAGATCAGGTAATTGCTGAGAAAGCATTGCAAGACTTAGCCCTAAAACTTGAAGGCCAAGTGATTGAAGATTTGGCTAAGTTACCAGTAATGGTCAATTCGTATATGCTTGCAGCCCTGAAGTTACTTGGCATATTGTTTGTACCGGTAAAAGTATCGAACCCCACTTTATTGCCATTACTTTGTGCCAAAATGGTCAGCCTGTCGCTGCAGTTTGGCAATAGTTCAGTATCAGCAATCGGCTATATAGGCTACGGTTTGATTCTAACAACTTTATATAACGAAGCAGAGAAAGGTTATCAATTTGGAAAACTTGCCTTAGATTTGCTCGATCAGTTTTATTCTGCTGAAAATAAAGCTATGGTCTTACTGTTTTTTGGCGCTTTTATTCAACACCGTCGCCAATCTTTACAGTCCACAGTTCCATTACTCAAAGAAGGCTATTTCCTGCACTTAGAAACAGGTGGATTACTCTATGCAGGCTATAGCATTAATAACTGTCTCTATAATCAATTTTTTTCTGGTCTTTGCTTAGAATATATACAGCCTGAGACTGAAAAGTATGCTGACGCTCTATTTCAAATGAAGCAGTATAATCCTCTAATTTATACCAAAATTAAACAACAGATCCTTCATAATCTTATTGTCATCACTGATTGCCCAGACATGCTAATTGGTGATGTTAATGACGAAAAATCTTTATTTTCTCAATACATTCGAGATAATGAGTTAATGGCCCTGGCCTGGGCTTATGTTTGTAAGCTCATGCTTGCTTATATCTTTGGTCACTATGACCGTGCTCTTAGCTATATTGATAATGCTTCTCCATACTTAGATAGTATTGACGGGTTTATCTTGATTCCAATTTTTTATTTTTATGCTGGTTTAACCTATCTTAGGATTGCGGCAACTGAATCAAATTCAGAACGATTAAATACATGTGCTCTGGCAGAAAAACAACAGATAGCCTTATCCCGATGGGCAACCTCTGCACCCATGAATCATCAGCACAAAGTGAATTTGTTGGAAGCAGAAAAATACCGAGTTTTGGGTTCTTGCTATGAAGCAGGAGATTGGTACGATCTTGCTATCGCTGGTGCTAAAGAAAATAACTACCTCCAAGAAGAAGCTCTGGCCAATGAACTCGCGGCTCAGTTCTATCTCGATTGGGGTAAAACAAAAGTCGCCGCAGGTTATATGCAGGAAGCTTACTACTGCTATGCCCGTTGGGGAGCCAGAGCAAAAATCAACGACTTAGAAAAGCGTTACCCTCAATTACTGCAACCCATTGTCCAGGCAGCTAATCAACGCTTGACTGTTTTAGAAACCCTCTCAAGTATTACCACTTCTGCTCATTCAATTCATTCCACGCCGCACACAAATTCTTCTAGCGCTATCAACGAAACTCTAGATCTTGCTACTCTGTTGCAAATTTCTCAAGCCTTTGCTAGCACGATCGCCCTAGATGAACTCCTACGAATGCTGGCTCAGACGATGCTTGAGAACTCTGGTGCAGACCGATGTGCTTTGATGCTCTGCGAAGAGAATCAATGGCAAGTGCGAGTAATCGCAGACCTAGAGCGAGTAACTTTGCAGTCTGCATCGCTCGATAATAACCTAACGGTTCCTGTGAAGCTTATTCAATACGTGAAGAACACTGAAACGACGGTGATGGTTGATGATCTCAAAACTGATCTTCCAGTGATTGGTGATTACCTGAATCAGCATCAGCCGAAGAGTGTTCTATGTTTACCGATTCTCAATCAAGGAAAGCTACGAGCTATTTTGCATTTGGAAAATCACTCCACTAGCGGTGTATTTACGAATGATCGTATTGCAGTGCTCAACTTTCTTTGTACGCAAGCGGCCATTTCTTTGGAAAATGCCAGACTCTATCAAAAATCTCAACTTTATGCTCAGCAATTGGAACAATCCCAGTTGCAAATGGTGCAGAGCGAGAAAATGGCATCTTTGGGAAACTTAGTAGCGGGGGTTGCTCATGAAATTAACAACCCGATCGGTTTTCTGAACGGCAGCATCGATAATGCCAAAGAGCATGTACAGGACTTGCTTGAACATCTAGCTCTGTATCAGCAGCATTATCCTAGTCCCACTTCTCCGATTCAAGATCACGCTGAAGATATTGATTTGGAATATGTTTGCGAAGATTTGCCTCAGCTCCTGAATTCAATGCAAGGGGCAACCGATCGCATCAAGTCGATTAGCACCAGCCTGCGTACCTTCTCCCGTGCGGATACGGAGTATAAAGTCAGTGCCAACCTGCATGAAGGGATTGATAGCACGCTGCTGATTCTGAAATATCGGCTCAAGGCTAATGCTAATCGGCCGGCGATCGAGGTGATTACCAACTATGGTGAAATACCACCGATCGATTGCTTCCCGGGACAGCTCAACCAGGTATTTATGAACATCCTGGCTAATGCGATCGATATGTTTGATGAGTTAGCCCAGGGGCGATCGTTCAAGGAATTAGAAGCACATCCTCAACAGATCACCATCAGCACGACTCTGGTTGATGATCAGGTACAAATTACGATTCGGGATAATGGCAAGGGGATGAATGCAGAGGTGCAGTCAAGAATCTTTGACCATTTATTCACCACAAAATCCGTAGGTAAAGGCACAGGGTTGGGTCTCGCGATCGCCCAACAAATCGTAGTCGATAAACACGGTGGCAGTCTGACCGTTGAGTCAGAGCCAGGACAAGGCGCTGAATTTTTGATTCGACTGCCGATCGAGGGCTGA